DNA sequence from the Portunus trituberculatus isolate SZX2019 chromosome 49, ASM1759143v1, whole genome shotgun sequence genome:
GGTCTCTGTACCTATCCTGATCTCTGTACCTGTCCTGGTCTCTGTATCTGTCATCATAATATCGGTCTCTGTCTTTATACTTGTCCTGTCCCCTTTCTCCGTCCCTGGAAGACTTAACACGgtgttcctgctcctcctcgtcttgcttGCTGTCCGGGTGTTCGTATTTGTCATACCCAGagtccatcttctcctcctttatcgtCACGCTTCCatcactcttttccttcactcggctcctctttgtcctcctggCCTCCTCGTCATCTGAGTCATCACTGCTACTGTGTGATTCATCccttgccttcttcttcttcttccttttcttcttctttttctttttcttctttttctcagcaTTCTCAGACTCATCAGAGGATGACAAGctacttgaggaggaggaagatgatacttttttctttttcttctttttctttttatctttctttatcttgactttctcactcttttcttttttaaaggTTTTTCTGAAACAAAATTGCATATTGTATGTGAGGTTGGCATTTTGGAATATTTCATTTCATGTGTCTGATTACAAACAATTATTGGATGAAGAGAATCAGTTGATAAATCTGGAGACAAAGTGGAAGGGACACTCATTTCCAAACACTGACCATCTTTGTGTGGAGGTTCTTCCTGATTGCCTTCAGCATCAGGGACAATTGGCTGGGGAGCGCAGCCCTCCAGAGCAAGCTGTTGTTGCTCAGGCATCATGTCTTCTGTCATCTTGGGCACCTTGTACTCCTCTACATGGTCCACCCGGATAGTGCGGCCGGCAAGCTGTGCATTGGGGCAGACATGCAAGATCAGAAAAGTCTGAACGACAACTGAGGGCAGCCCTGAGAGCCATCTCTCATTATATCACATTAAAGACAACTGCATTAATCTACTATCACATCAGTGCCTTCTATGTATGCCTGAAAATCATATTCATTATATTGAAACTAAGAGAACTAGTTACTACTTGTACAGTTAGTGTCACATAAGTGTCTTTAAGTGCAGCATTCCTTAGCTATATTCGTCACATTTAAAGAGGAAAATCTTACATGGCTACTTAGTTCCTCAAATGTCTCAAAGTACAAAGATGGACAAACCTGGTGCAAGTTGCCCCGAGAGGCACTCTGGTACTACTGCCACATATGGGCTACACAAGGCAACAGGATGAGGCCCTCCAAACCACTTAATCATagtcataaagaaaaaattattcaTTTTCAATTCGTACTCTGATTCCATTGAAGTTGTCCACAGCGAGGATTGTCGAGCGCTGGTCTTCGTAACACAAGAAGGCAAAACCTTTGCTCTTGCCAGTCTTTTTGTCTCGTACCAAATTGATGTTGACAATCTGGTGGAAAAAGCTCCATGACTTCCCATCCCAGACAAGGCTCTCCTTTTTATAACTTCAGGTATAAAAATCATTATCGTGTGGCTGCATAGCTTTGAGTTCATTCTATATAAGACATTTGCTTTCTTTCACAGCAGTCATGCTGGAGCAGTAACTACTATCTGAAATTTAAGATAGAAAATTAGTATACAACACTAATATTACATACTCcactatatattttcctttgaaGAATTTCAAAATTGTTATTTGGCATGCATTTAAGTCACAAGAAGTAATGTGCATGTTAGAAAACTAAATCCATGTCGGCATTCTTAAAATAAGGTTACACATAAATTGGTGGAGATCACATTAGCAGTATAAAACACAGAACAAAATACACAACAGAAACTCAAACTCAAGATATtacctacaagatgacacaggaGGCAACACGAAATGTACCTATATATCATCACTGACTTCATATTTAAAACACATGAGAACATCAGGTACTAAAGCTGATacatatcgtctctctctcatacataaacacacacacacgctgctcACCTCGCCATACTGGGAGAACACAGATATAATGTCTCCTTCGCTCAACTCAAAATTCAGGCCCCCAATGAAGATCCAGGCACTGTCTCTGTACTGCTGGTGCCATGAGTGCTTGAAGTCCACGCCAAGCTCCAGCTCCCTCTCGCTCAGCTTCTGTATATTTTTGACATTCCTGGAGTATGAAAAACCCCATAAGCACTGTGCTGTGAGGGGGCTGACTTGTAGTGGACAAATGTATGTTTCCTAAGAATCTTAATTAGAATATGTTAAAGTATACTTCTATGTACTTATTGTATTGTTATGTAAACCTATATTATTTTAGTCAGTAAGACTAATTAACGAACTATGGGCGGCCACTAATGAACAAAAATAGATTTTTGAGTCTACCATTAGCTATTTTTCACCTACAGACATAGTTTAGAGATAGCCAATACTGTAATGACCCTAACCACACTAATCTAAGTCATTCTTCTCCTTACTATATCCTACACATCCGTGTGTGCTGTAAGTGCATGGCTGGGCAGTGAAGTAAGAGTCCCCAGCTATACACATcacacctccctcccatccGGCTGCCAGACGCcaaactccctccctcctttaattactCCTTCGTCGCCTTTACTTACTCCTAAAGCAGCACAACGACTGCCCCTATTCCCCTGAGTACTCACGTCAAGGGATTCATGATTCtggagggaagggtggtggAAATAGCAGCCGCGCGCAGGTCAGAGAAGGGACGTGTTTGTTTGGTTGAGGACAGCGGCTCTGCTCGCGTTCGGTCCCCTCCCTGTGCTCCCACTTCCtgccccccctctcccccatgctcttcctcttccccgttTTTACTTCTGATTGTCTCGATTTCTGATTGTTTTTATTGCCCATTTTGTTTGCCTTACTAGTTCATCACTCTAGATGCAGAACACAGTGCTTAATTTGGCC
Encoded proteins:
- the LOC123499304 gene encoding RNA-binding motif protein, X-linked 2-like produces the protein MNPLTNVKNIQKLSERELELGVDFKHSWHQQYRDSAWIFIGGLNFELSEGDIISVFSQYGEIVNINLVRDKKTGKSKGFAFLCYEDQRSTILAVDNFNGIRLAGRTIRVDHVEEYKVPKMTEDMMPEQQQLALEGCAPQPIVPDAEGNQEEPPHKDGQKTFKKEKSEKVKIKKDKKKKKKKKKVSSSSSSSSLSSSDESENAEKKKKKKKKKKRKKKKKARDESHSSSDDSDDEEARRTKRSRVKEKSDGSVTIKEEKMDSGYDKYEHPDSKQDEEEQEHRVKSSRDGERGQDKYKDRDRYYDDRYRDQDRYRDQDRYRDQDRYRDHSRDREDSLLRDSRERERRHDRYRDRDGDSYGYRDDRDRMREHSHWGDSSDGRYRGRGRGRYFDGARGRHYNNYNRRGMFNRGGRIGGRGRFRFRGRR